One part of the Streptomyces ferrugineus genome encodes these proteins:
- a CDS encoding Cof-type HAD-IIB family hydrolase, producing MRENDPVTSAIRQPRNPAAAVRPRLIATDLDGTLLRDDKSVSPRTVAALAAAEEAGIEVFFVTGRPARWMDVVSDHVHGHGLAICGNGAAVVDLHGGPGAHRFVKVRELARENALEAVGLLREAAPGTVYAVEQTYGFYQEPDYPKLHMEIPDELAPAEDLLAPDAPGADEPVLKILSYHPTLDPDAFLNLARLAIGDRANVTRSSPSALLEISGPGVSKASTLALCCAERGISHEEVVAFGDMPNDVEMLTWAGQSYAMGNAHPDVIAAASGRTVANNDDGVAVVIEQIVAERR from the coding sequence ATGCGGGAGAATGACCCGGTGACCTCAGCGATTCGACAGCCCCGGAACCCGGCCGCCGCAGTGCGCCCCCGGCTCATCGCCACTGACCTGGACGGCACCCTGCTGCGGGACGACAAGTCCGTCTCCCCGCGCACGGTCGCCGCGCTGGCCGCCGCCGAGGAGGCGGGCATCGAGGTGTTCTTCGTCACCGGCCGCCCGGCGCGCTGGATGGATGTCGTCAGTGACCACGTCCACGGTCACGGCCTCGCGATCTGCGGCAACGGCGCAGCGGTGGTCGACCTGCACGGTGGCCCCGGCGCCCACCGGTTCGTGAAGGTGCGGGAGCTGGCGCGGGAGAACGCGCTGGAGGCGGTGGGGCTGCTGCGTGAGGCGGCGCCGGGCACGGTGTACGCGGTGGAGCAGACGTACGGCTTCTACCAGGAGCCGGACTATCCCAAGCTGCACATGGAGATACCGGACGAGCTCGCGCCGGCCGAGGACCTCCTGGCGCCGGACGCGCCCGGCGCCGACGAGCCGGTGCTCAAGATCCTCAGCTACCACCCCACGCTCGACCCCGACGCCTTCCTCAACCTCGCCCGCCTCGCCATCGGCGACCGCGCCAACGTCACCCGCTCCAGCCCCAGCGCCCTGCTGGAGATCAGCGGCCCCGGCGTCTCCAAGGCCAGCACGCTGGCCCTGTGCTGCGCCGAGCGCGGTATCTCGCACGAGGAGGTCGTGGCCTTCGGGGACATGCCCAACGACGTCGAGATGCTGACGTGGGCGGGTCAGTCCTACGCGATGGGCAACGCACACCCGGATGTGATCGCCGCCGCGTCGGGCCGCACGGTCGCCAACAACGACGACGGGGTCGCGGTCGTGATCGAGCAGATCGTGGCGGAACGACGCTAG
- a CDS encoding LLM class flavin-dependent oxidoreductase, whose amino-acid sequence MSLRLSTVILPYRRWSEGGRKAWQHAEQLGFHTAYTYDHLSWRSFRDDPWFGAVPTLTAAAAVTDQLRLGTLVTSPNFRHPVTLAKELVSLDDISDGRVTLGIGAGGTGFDATALGHEPWTPRERADRFGEFVTLLDRLLTEDSVSYEGDFYSAHEARNIPGCVQRPRLPFAVAATGPRGLRLAAQYGQAWVTTGDKKVNDSGTPEQALQAIQGQAEKLADACAALGRDMAGLDKVLLTGFTPDRGRPLESLDAFVDFAGRYQELGFTEIVVHWPIPDSDFAADEKVFEQIAMDAVAQLG is encoded by the coding sequence ATGAGTTTGCGCCTGAGCACCGTGATCCTTCCGTACCGCCGCTGGTCCGAGGGAGGTCGCAAGGCATGGCAGCACGCGGAGCAGCTCGGCTTCCACACCGCGTACACCTACGACCACCTGTCCTGGCGCAGCTTCCGGGACGACCCCTGGTTCGGTGCCGTGCCGACGCTGACCGCCGCGGCGGCCGTCACCGATCAGCTGCGGCTGGGCACGCTGGTGACCTCGCCGAACTTCCGGCATCCGGTGACCCTCGCCAAGGAGCTGGTCTCCCTCGACGACATCTCGGACGGGCGGGTCACGCTCGGTATCGGCGCCGGCGGCACCGGCTTCGACGCCACCGCGCTCGGCCATGAGCCGTGGACCCCGCGCGAGCGTGCCGACCGGTTCGGCGAGTTCGTCACGCTGCTGGACCGGCTGCTGACCGAGGACTCGGTGTCGTACGAGGGCGACTTCTACTCGGCGCACGAGGCGCGCAACATCCCGGGCTGTGTGCAGCGTCCCCGGCTGCCCTTCGCGGTGGCCGCGACCGGGCCGCGCGGGCTGCGGCTGGCGGCGCAGTACGGGCAGGCCTGGGTGACCACGGGGGACAAGAAGGTGAACGACAGCGGCACCCCTGAGCAGGCGCTTCAAGCCATTCAAGGACAGGCCGAGAAGCTGGCCGACGCCTGCGCGGCGCTCGGCCGGGACATGGCCGGGCTCGACAAGGTTCTGCTCACCGGATTCACTCCGGACCGCGGCCGTCCGCTGGAGTCCCTCGATGCGTTCGTGGACTTCGCGGGGCGCTATCAGGAGCTCGGATTCACCGAGATCGTGGTCCACTGGCCGATTCCCGACTCGGACTTCGCGGCCGACGAGAAGGTCTTCGAGCAGATCGCCATGGACGCGGTGGCACAGCTGGGCTGA